The proteins below come from a single Lepeophtheirus salmonis chromosome 4, UVic_Lsal_1.4, whole genome shotgun sequence genomic window:
- the LOC121116487 gene encoding PITH domain-containing protein 1, with amino-acid sequence MAHHDHSGGCNCAKDNINEDAAGQFNLYQKIDMEKLTTLNEVTEDSGKSVFRSWEDRLKRDQFVESDADEELLFNVPFSGIVKLKGIVVIGGEEGRNPSRIRLFKNRPFMTFEDAEGKSDQEFELAFDQDGSLTYPTKAVTFSSVEHLSIHFPSNQGNRDSSKIFYIGLKGDFIKSNRVGVVTAVYESRPMLEDHKTDLKNEATNQLNF; translated from the exons GATGTAACTGTGCCaaagataatataaatgaagACGCAGCAGGGCAATttaatttataccaaaaaattgatatgGAGAAGTTAACCACTCTTAATGAGGTGACAGAAGACTCAGGAAAAAGTGTTTTTCGTTCATGGGAAGATCGATTAAAGAGAGATCAA TTTGTTGAGTCGGATGCTGATGAAGAATTACTGTTTAATGTACCTTTTAGTggaattgttaaattaaaaggaattgTTGTCATCGGTGGAGAGGAAGGACGTAATCCTAGTAGAATTAGATT GTTTAAAAATAGGCCTTTTATGACTTTCGAGGATGCTGAAGGTAAATCCGATCAGGAGTTTGAGTTAGCCTTTGATCAGGATGGAAGTTTGACCTACCCTACAAA GGCTGTAACGTTTTCTTCAGTTGAACATTTATCCATACATTTTCCTTCAAATCAAGGAAATAGGGACTCCTCAAAGATTTTTTACATTGGTTTAAAAGGAgactttattaaatcaaatcgTGTGGGTGTCGTGACTGCTGTCTACGAATCCAGACCCATGCTGGAAGACCATAAAACAGACCTTAAAAATGAAGCAACTAACCAACTCAATTTTTAG